The Calditrichota bacterium region CAACTGAAAGCCCTCTTTTTCATATTTTATTTCTTTTGAAAAATTGCGAACGGACATCCCAAAAACCAGGCTTTTAAAGCCTGTTTTATACTGGGTACCGAAATCAAAAGCCAGGGTACTTAATGAATACTTTTTCTTGTTCAGGATTGTGTCATTTTCGGTATAGACAGGAACATAGCTCTGTCCCAGGTTTTGGAATGCATATTTCACCTGTCCGCCCACAGCAAACCGGTCGGTCAGCTCTTTTCCGTATCCCAACCCCACCATATAGGCCGACGGCTGCGCCCAGCCGTCAGGAAGATCCACAAAACCCTGATCGTTACTGGCCACCCGGGTCCAGAGGAATTTTCCGTAGTCTACGGTTAAAAAGCTGATGCCCAAAACCCCGTATTTCCGATGGGCAATATTTAACGCCATACTTCCGGACATATATTTAATATCTGCAATCCAATTCATTTGATTCAGGGAAACATCCATAAATCCGCTGAGGCGGGCAAGACCCGCGGGATTGTAGAAAAGAGATGCTGAGCTTCCCTCCACGGTGGTAAACGCACCCGCCATCGCTGCGGCACGGGCATCTGTTTGTACGCTCAAATACTGAAATCCCGTCTGGGCCAGTTTCTTTTGAGCAAAAACGTTCGGGTGAACGAGGCTCAAAGTAAGAAGGAGCGTTAAAGAAACAAAACAGATCTTTTTCATTTTTATTCTCCTTAAATTATCAAACAAATGGAATCTTTATCATTTCTTGTGTTTAAATTCGATATTCTTGCAACTGGCGAACTGCATTTCTGTTTTGACTACCGAATAATTACAAATTTACGAATGGCCTTTTTCCCATCCGGTGTTTCAAACACAGCAATATAAACACCGCTAACCACAACCTGTCGCGAGGAGGTTACCGAATTCCAGGCTTCATCGCCGCTGGTGTCGGTGTGTTCGATTGTCTTGATCAAATCTCCCCTTTCCGTAAATATTTTTATGGTACAAATGGGAGGCAAATTCAGAAACATTATGCGGTCAGCACCGCTGATACCGTATTGAATGTCGCGTGCCCGGATATTATAGGGATTCGGGACCACCCGAATATCGGCCATGCTTGCACCGGGAGCCCGAACCAGATGAGCCGGTTCGTTCGTCATCGTGTAAAACCGGCTGCTTTCCATGGGAACGCCGGGCTGTACATCATTTGTGGTTCCGTCATCAAACGAGGTGATGTAGTAATAATAATCGAAGCCGCGAACCGCGGTGGTATCCAGGAATTCATGGGTAATCGGATTTCCCGAATTTCCGCCGCATTCATAAATTTTCTGGTAAAATGTATCCGGTTGGAACATGGCTCTGTAAATCCGATATCCGGAAAAATTCGGCCAGGATTCAGCATTGTCCGCCCATTTCAAGGTAATTCTGTTCCCGCCCGGCAGTACATTGAAAAGTTTTGGAGGAGGCGGCGGCTGAGAAATATTAAAATTGGATTTGTACGTCTTAATGGCCCGTTCAAAGGTTTGAAAAATAGAATCCTTTCCTGTCATCACCCAGGCATCTTTATACTTATTGAAATCGTTCGGGTCTGTGAGAACCGTTCCATTGGGCATTTTAAAGGGTGCCTTTTTGTTAAGCCACCGGCTTCCTATTGTAAAGCAAGAATCCCGATTCAATCCGGCTACCCCTTCGGCCAGCACAATGTGGATGCTGTCGCCGGGAGCCAGTGTGTAGGGACCAAATCCCTGACTTTGTGAATACCCGCCGCCGGTTGCACCAAATTCATCGGCATTGCCATCGCCAATAGCATCCGCCTGGGACATGGGGGGATGTCCCTTTGTCATGGCCGCATATTCCGAGGCCATCTGGCCTTCATTAAACTGGTCGTTTCCGGAATTGATGGCGGCATCAGAATCAATATACCAGGTTGTTGTGGGCTGATACGGATCATCCGATTTATCGGTAGCCGATTTATCGGCATGAATAACAACCACCCCCAGAAATTGCTGGGCGCTTAAATGGCCGTCATGCACAAAGTCGGGGCCGCCTATTTCATCGCCGGGACCGGCCCATTTGGAATGTTTCCCGTGCCAGGAATATT contains the following coding sequences:
- a CDS encoding PorV/PorQ family protein, coding for MKKICFVSLTLLLTLSLVHPNVFAQKKLAQTGFQYLSVQTDARAAAMAGAFTTVEGSSASLFYNPAGLARLSGFMDVSLNQMNWIADIKYMSGSMALNIAHRKYGVLGISFLTVDYGKFLWTRVASNDQGFVDLPDGWAQPSAYMVGLGYGKELTDRFAVGGQVKYAFQNLGQSYVPVYTENDTILNKKKYSLSTLAFDFGTQYKTGFKSLVFGMSVRNFSKEIKYEKEGFQLPLTFKMGISFNLFEFVPNVIPGSNSLLITVDAAHPRSYPEYIEIGGEYTFMNMLILRAGYTSNQDLYGFTTGFGIRKFGLAIDYSYTPYSVFKNINRFSIRFSL
- a CDS encoding fibronectin; protein product: MTLLMLFTIFMANGRSDQTKWIAIGMLQDWFSSGGSEIEVGRTHLVSDQQDGLRWPAQFRYQDCKAAKALWIGAINYNDPLVGKTFPAKVVHVGPRVLDEEHEFMPVEFKLVGKFNHPLVLVGGIPASRIDYMDFVDEVDPNLPVDRELINVVNTSIGITMTRKIYASSQKYHDNFFVYDYTFKNTGIIDKKGRVNQQTLHGVVFFFQYRYAPSREGGPYGYFFLPQNTSWGRNTMDQVVGEDPSKGDPFRAEYSWHGKHSKWAGPGDEIGGPDFVHDGHLSAQQFLGVVVIHADKSATDKSDDPYQPTTTWYIDSDAAINSGNDQFNEGQMASEYAAMTKGHPPMSQADAIGDGNADEFGATGGGYSQSQGFGPYTLAPGDSIHIVLAEGVAGLNRDSCFTIGSRWLNKKAPFKMPNGTVLTDPNDFNKYKDAWVMTGKDSIFQTFERAIKTYKSNFNISQPPPPPKLFNVLPGGNRITLKWADNAESWPNFSGYRIYRAMFQPDTFYQKIYECGGNSGNPITHEFLDTTAVRGFDYYYYITSFDDGTTNDVQPGVPMESSRFYTMTNEPAHLVRAPGASMADIRVVPNPYNIRARDIQYGISGADRIMFLNLPPICTIKIFTERGDLIKTIEHTDTSGDEAWNSVTSSRQVVVSGVYIAVFETPDGKKAIRKFVIIR